The stretch of DNA ACAGTCAAGCGGCAAAAAATCAATCAGACCAATTCATATTTCGCCGACAATTCACCTCTCAAAGGGACAGATTGCAACTATTCGTATCATGAATGAAGACAACATATCCAAGCACAATTTTAACATCGATGAGTTCAACGTGCACAGTCGTGATCTTGGATATTTTGAGCCACAAGCAATAACGTTCATTGCTGACAAGACGGGAAAATTCCACTATCATTGCACGATACATCCAGAGATGAGCGGAGAGTTAATCATACAATGATTTTTTCAACTTTTATTAGATTGAGATAGCCATGTCAGGCATGGAGGACTCGGCCCGGCTCAGCATAGTTGAGGTAATTGAAGGATTTATCAACAAAATAAACCAGATACAAAGAACACTAGTAGGCATATCAATTTCCGCTTTGATTTTGGCACCAATGGCAATTGGATTATCCATCTATTTGATTACGCATCCACATTTCTTTTTCATAATGGAGGAATATGATGAGTTTGGCCTCTTTCTTGCCATCTCGCTTGGAGTGATAATTGCGGTTTCAGTCACGTGGCTTGCACTGGGAATACGTCAATACATCATGCTCAAATCTTGGAATACCAACTATTCCAACTATATTCAGAAAAAAGAACAAGTCGACAACAGAATTTCATCCGAATTCAAGCTAGACGAGGATCAAGAGCCGTAGCTTGTTTTGGTCAGAATTGGTCGATTTTCTAGGGAATAATTCCTCGTACGGCTCGATTATCGCTCTGCAAAACTCTAATCCTTTTGCAGTAGCTTTGTAAACTGTGATCGTACGTTTGCCGTCCTCGACGACAGACTTTGATATGAATCCTTTCTCCTCAAGGCTGTCTAGAATATGTTTGTGTTTTTTGAGATTCAATCCGCTATAGCTGACAAGTGCAGTCTGATTTAGTGCCCCATATTCAGCAAGCAAGCTTATGATGTCTTTTATGATGTAGATTTTATCTCGATAGCTTTTGCCTGCCAATGTTTTTTTGTGCAGATTTGAGCTAAATAACTTGTAAGATTCTTTTAGTTACCAATGTTAATCATTTTCTAAATATCATAACAGACATCATATTCCATGAATGATCCAACATTCGGATTAATTCGGCTTGAGAGACTCTCAAATGGGACAATATTTGTCAGATTCAAAAAAAACCATTTGTTCCCAGATACCAAGTTAACAAGGTTAACTAGACATTATAAGCAATGATGGAAAAGCTGCGTCATGCCAATCAAATTTATCTGTAAAGACTATGGCTTTGACTGTGATTTTGTAACCACATCAAAAGATGTGGCCGGAGCAATTGAGGAATACAGCAAGCACTCCAATCACGAGCACGGCATAGAATACTCTAAAGAAATCTTGATGCAGTTTATCATGCGAAAAGGCTGAATTTGTCCCACTGTACTACAAAATATTCAAAAACCACTTGTTTTGTTGGTAAAGTATGAGTGGAGAGGCTTGGTCGAACCTAGACAAAGTCGACCAAAAGATCATTGAAATCCTAAACAACAATGCCCGCACCCCCTCAAAGGACATTGCAGTGGAATTACGAAAGTCTGGGCATGACGTCTCGGATAGAACCATTCGAAAAAGAATA from Candidatus Nitrosotenuis aquarius encodes:
- a CDS encoding cupredoxin domain-containing protein; this translates as MSKQKRSRKISGKAILAIVGIILIGSTVGYSWINSMIPVNGKVPVLGFAENVVITTKHTDQGFVFASQSSGKKSIRPIHISPTIHLSKGQIATIRIMNEDNISKHNFNIDEFNVHSRDLGYFEPQAITFIADKTGKFHYHCTIHPEMSGELIIQ
- a CDS encoding winged helix-turn-helix domain-containing protein; protein product: MAGKSYRDKIYIIKDIISLLAEYGALNQTALVSYSGLNLKKHKHILDSLEEKGFISKSVVEDGKRTITVYKATAKGLEFCRAIIEPYEELFPRKSTNSDQNKLRLLILV
- a CDS encoding DUF1059 domain-containing protein, with amino-acid sequence MPIKFICKDYGFDCDFVTTSKDVAGAIEEYSKHSNHEHGIEYSKEILMQFIMRKG